One Pseudomonadota bacterium DNA segment encodes these proteins:
- a CDS encoding PTS sugar transporter subunit IIA: protein MIGPVVSQARNAVNIAGPSMELAEILAPSRVAWNAGARSKKAVLEALAGLIAGDGGGATASEVFQGLLARERLGSTALGRGIAIPHGRMECCDGPRAAFLHAAKAVDFDAADNQPVDLFFALLVPAECQDHHLRILAHLAEMSSDRDLVARLRASSGPAEAYAILTGWSPAQ, encoded by the coding sequence GTGATCGGGCCAGTCGTGAGCCAGGCGCGCAACGCCGTCAATATTGCAGGGCCGTCCATGGAGTTAGCGGAGATCCTGGCGCCAAGCCGCGTGGCATGGAACGCCGGTGCGCGCAGCAAGAAGGCGGTGTTGGAAGCCCTGGCCGGGCTGATCGCGGGGGATGGCGGTGGCGCTACGGCGAGTGAGGTGTTCCAGGGTCTGCTCGCCCGAGAGCGCCTGGGTAGCACGGCGCTCGGGCGTGGGATCGCCATACCGCACGGGCGGATGGAATGCTGCGATGGGCCGCGCGCGGCCTTTCTGCACGCCGCGAAGGCCGTGGACTTCGATGCCGCAGACAATCAGCCGGTGGATCTCTTCTTTGCGCTCCTGGTCCCTGCCGAATGCCAGGATCATCACCTGCGCATCCTGGCACACCTGGCGGAGATGTCCAGCGATAGGGACTTGGTCGCCCGCCTTCGGGCCAGCAGCGGGCCTGCCGAGGCCTACGCGATCTTGACCGGCTGGTCGCCCGCACAATGA
- the raiA gene encoding ribosome-associated translation inhibitor RaiA — protein MQINLTGHHLEVSPAIKTYVETKLERMERHFDHVTTVHVVLAVEKQRRRAEATINVAGGRLYADAEHDDLYAAIDVLIDKLDRQLIRHKEQLTDHHRADGGLKGQS, from the coding sequence ATGCAGATCAATCTCACGGGGCATCATCTGGAAGTTTCGCCGGCGATCAAGACTTACGTCGAGACCAAGCTCGAAAGGATGGAACGTCATTTCGATCATGTGACCACCGTTCACGTCGTGCTGGCCGTGGAGAAACAACGCCGGCGCGCCGAAGCGACCATCAATGTCGCCGGCGGGCGCCTGTACGCCGATGCCGAGCACGATGATCTCTACGCCGCCATCGATGTCCTGATCGACAAGCTCGACCGCCAGTTGATCCGCCATAAGGAACAACTGACCGACCACCACCGCGCCGATGGAGGGCTCAAGGGCCAGTCGTGA